In a genomic window of Methanosarcina horonobensis HB-1 = JCM 15518:
- a CDS encoding TolB family protein: MKGKLLLISSIFIFLVLVSTVASTTQFTKIGSGSEPTIDASNVVWTNNGNIHVYNLTTKEDVIINSSVAFHPAISGNKLVWYDESTGVPKLAVYDLKTGARSDVTEDVDSYSVPAIYGNRIVWSANSGVYMRDISTSTQTRIADGNSPDIYDDMISYESGSAEDTPQIYVYNITTKQAVDVSQYGDNLASHICDDKVIWSDFYTRLGNIRMYDIAANQQIEVTTGDDMTGYDTGGSIDIDGDRIVYLKHNDLGSTDSGDVYVYNITTEKSKQLSSGNSAQTPVVSGNVVAWSDSGSIHIMSLETQV; encoded by the coding sequence ATGAAAGGTAAATTACTTTTAATTTCATCGATTTTTATATTCCTGGTCTTGGTATCGACAGTGGCTTCAACCACGCAATTTACAAAAATCGGCAGCGGATCTGAGCCTACTATCGATGCCAGTAACGTGGTGTGGACAAATAACGGGAATATTCATGTTTATAATCTGACCACCAAAGAAGATGTCATTATTAATTCTTCTGTAGCGTTTCATCCGGCTATTTCCGGTAATAAGCTGGTGTGGTATGATGAGAGTACCGGAGTGCCGAAACTTGCTGTATACGATCTCAAGACTGGGGCAAGGTCTGACGTCACAGAAGATGTAGATAGCTACAGCGTCCCTGCAATTTACGGCAACAGAATCGTGTGGAGTGCAAACTCCGGTGTCTACATGCGGGACATATCTACATCTACACAGACCAGAATAGCAGACGGAAACAGTCCTGACATTTACGATGATATGATATCATACGAGTCTGGCTCAGCTGAAGATACCCCTCAAATTTATGTGTATAATATTACCACTAAACAGGCAGTAGATGTCAGCCAGTATGGAGATAACTTAGCCTCTCATATCTGTGACGATAAAGTCATATGGTCAGATTTCTACACCAGACTGGGTAATATTCGCATGTATGATATTGCTGCCAATCAACAGATTGAAGTCACAACCGGTGACGATATGACTGGTTACGATACCGGTGGTTCGATTGATATAGATGGAGACAGGATTGTGTATTTAAAACACAATGACCTCGGTAGTACAGATTCCGGTGACGTATATGTGTACAATATAACTACCGAAAAGAGCAAACAGTTGTCTTCTGGTAACAGTGCACAGACACCAGTTGTGTCCGGCAATGTCGTAGCATGGTCAGATTCTGGCAGTATCCATATTATGTCACTAGAAACACAGGTGTAA
- a CDS encoding right-handed parallel beta-helix repeat-containing protein, with translation MLKRQLGTLFLVTCLILTTVPTVLGGENTQVITVAGDGSGDYNCDGIDDHVQINQALADAAKNPGTTVQLKGPFTYDIGDSLLIGSDTTLAGDSGVTIKLAKGLPLWGSRESSIAEKKAMLMIRGSSASNVKIENLTVDGSQSDYYPDIRLGTSSYNMATIINVNGLTIQNVTFQNGCNDAMLISKSSNVMIDTVTVNKCGHDCVYAYHVDGITVKNSTFINRTNSSVRFDSVTDGAMQNNECTTSGGGYAGLELQGTLKNIEASGNYFHDLDAPAVVHLNTKETNVNIHDNRIENCG, from the coding sequence ATGCTAAAAAGACAGCTAGGAACCCTATTCCTGGTAACATGCCTTATTTTAACGACCGTACCTACAGTATTAGGCGGCGAGAACACACAGGTCATAACTGTTGCTGGAGATGGAAGTGGAGATTACAACTGTGATGGAATAGACGATCATGTCCAGATTAACCAGGCACTTGCAGATGCGGCAAAGAACCCGGGCACAACCGTCCAGCTTAAAGGCCCGTTCACATATGACATCGGGGATTCTCTTCTGATCGGCAGTGACACGACTCTTGCCGGAGATTCCGGTGTAACAATTAAGCTTGCCAAAGGACTACCTCTCTGGGGCAGCCGTGAGAGCAGTATTGCAGAAAAGAAAGCTATGCTTATGATCAGAGGCAGTTCTGCAAGCAATGTTAAAATAGAAAACTTAACTGTTGATGGTAGTCAGAGTGACTATTATCCTGATATCAGGCTCGGAACTTCCAGTTATAACATGGCAACCATAATAAATGTTAACGGATTAACAATTCAGAACGTTACATTCCAGAACGGATGTAATGATGCCATGCTTATTTCGAAATCCAGCAACGTAATGATAGATACAGTAACTGTAAACAAATGCGGACATGATTGCGTATATGCCTATCACGTAGACGGCATTACAGTTAAGAATTCTACATTCATTAACCGAACTAATTCATCCGTTCGATTCGACTCCGTTACCGATGGAGCCATGCAAAACAATGAATGTACTACATCCGGCGGCGGATATGCAGGTCTGGAGTTACAGGGAACTCTTAAAAACATAGAAGCTTCTGGAAACTATTTCCATGACCTGGATGCACCTGCAGTAGTACATTTAAACACAAAAGAAACCAATGTAAACATCCACGATAACAGAATTGAAAACTGTGGATAA
- a CDS encoding HesA/MoeB/ThiF family protein, whose amino-acid sequence MNNMEREKYSRQILLFGEEGQEKLKAARVFVAGAGGLGSPVSTYLAIAGIGKIILADFDTVDPTNLNRQFLHHEKDIGRVKVESAKEKLLSMNPLIEVETIKEMLTESNVDSLVPECDIIVDALDNLEARHILNRLSVKRNIPLIHGAVTGYDGQVTTIIPGKTPCFYCIFPRISRKEVFPILGATPGVIGSIQASEVVKFLTGKGKLLEGRLLFWNGLSGSFSEISLSKLNNCPVCGSNGGRI is encoded by the coding sequence ATGAATAACATGGAACGAGAAAAGTATAGTCGTCAGATTCTTCTTTTTGGAGAGGAAGGACAGGAGAAGTTAAAAGCTGCAAGGGTATTTGTCGCCGGTGCCGGAGGGCTCGGGTCTCCAGTATCAACATACCTTGCAATTGCAGGGATAGGGAAAATAATCCTTGCAGATTTTGATACTGTAGACCCTACAAACCTGAACAGGCAGTTTCTCCACCACGAAAAGGACATTGGGAGGGTAAAGGTTGAATCCGCAAAGGAAAAGCTTCTTTCAATGAACCCTTTAATTGAGGTTGAAACGATTAAAGAGATGCTTACCGAATCAAATGTTGATTCTCTGGTCCCTGAATGTGATATCATAGTTGATGCTCTGGATAATCTCGAAGCAAGGCATATTCTTAACAGGCTTTCAGTTAAGAGGAATATTCCTTTAATTCATGGAGCGGTTACCGGCTACGATGGGCAGGTCACAACAATAATTCCCGGAAAAACCCCTTGTTTTTATTGCATTTTCCCGCGAATTTCAAGAAAAGAGGTCTTCCCGATTCTCGGGGCAACTCCGGGTGTTATCGGCTCCATTCAGGCAAGTGAGGTAGTTAAGTTCCTGACCGGTAAAGGAAAGCTTCTTGAGGGGAGACTTTTGTTCTGGAACGGGCTTTCCGGAAGCTTCAGCGAAATTTCACTTTCGAAGCTGAACAATTGCCCTGTTTGCGGAAGTAACGGCGGAAGAATTTAA
- a CDS encoding MEDS domain-containing protein, protein MKESVRNSGIDVIGDIPWGTHFCQFYKTKEDLIDILVPYFKAGLENNELCVWITSQPLEIEEAKEAMKRAVPDIDVYLKKEQIEIIPYTHGYLKEGIFDPDRVVNSWVEKINHALAKGYDGLRAVGDNRWLEKEGWNGFVDYENKVDAIIDKHHVIGLCPYYLDICNTAEIIDVVSNHQFALIKREGKWERIENSGRKRAEEVAVQAAKDWEQTFDAVPDLIAVIDGGYRIVRANRAMAAKLGKRPEECIGLTCYRAVHGTAEPPLFCPQRQLLKDGLEHAVEAQEDVLGGSFLISVSPLYDPGGKLIRSVHVAHDITEQKKVEVALKKAHGSLEERVKERTVELEEAYKALMENERRLSEAQKMAHIGNWDWEIGSNKSYWSDEMYSIFGLDLEESGLPYDEVLNYIHPEDRKYLDNVIKRALNGELYSIDYRITRADGEERVVHLQGEVIFDKKNTPVRLRGTLQDITERKETERALELSRERYRSFIHNFKGIAFQADRDLNLEYMKGNVKEITGYGEEELISEKLWRKLIVPEDLPLFLKKEREAKGSPSACDGELDYRIRCRDGEIKWVHEVYQKIPGMDGKSMTYQGAIYDITERKETEEALKKAEEARKKEIHHRIKNNLQVISSLLDLQAEKFSEKEEVKISEILEAFRESQNRVLSTSLIHEELYKGKGIDTLDFSAYLRKLAENLFQTYILGNENIHLHMDLEENAFFNMDTAVPLGIIVNELISNSLKHAFTEGKGEIQIKLYREEEENETERSRFVMTVSDNGKGISKDIELEDLDTLGLQLVSILIDQLDGNIELKRDQGTEFRITFDIVQDCLR, encoded by the coding sequence TTAGAAATTCCGGTATAGATGTTATTGGAGATATACCCTGGGGAACGCATTTCTGTCAGTTTTACAAGACAAAAGAAGATTTGATAGATATACTTGTCCCTTATTTTAAAGCAGGGCTGGAAAATAACGAGCTTTGCGTGTGGATCACGTCACAGCCTCTGGAAATAGAAGAGGCAAAAGAAGCCATGAAAAGGGCTGTTCCTGATATTGATGTTTATCTAAAGAAAGAGCAAATCGAAATCATCCCTTACACTCACGGGTATCTGAAGGAAGGTATTTTCGATCCGGATAGAGTCGTAAATAGCTGGGTTGAAAAAATCAACCATGCTCTGGCAAAAGGCTATGATGGACTGAGGGCTGTAGGGGACAATCGCTGGCTGGAAAAAGAAGGCTGGAATGGGTTTGTTGATTATGAGAACAAAGTGGATGCTATTATCGACAAACATCACGTAATAGGTCTATGCCCGTATTATCTTGATATATGCAACACAGCCGAGATTATTGATGTAGTCTCCAATCATCAATTTGCTTTGATCAAAAGGGAAGGAAAATGGGAGCGAATAGAAAATTCCGGAAGGAAGAGGGCAGAAGAGGTAGCTGTTCAAGCCGCAAAAGACTGGGAACAAACCTTTGATGCCGTGCCGGATCTGATAGCTGTAATTGATGGTGGATACAGGATAGTCCGTGCTAACAGAGCTATGGCAGCAAAATTGGGGAAGAGGCCAGAAGAATGTATAGGGTTGACCTGCTATCGCGCTGTACACGGGACTGCAGAACCTCCCCTTTTTTGCCCACAAAGGCAGTTGCTTAAGGACGGGCTCGAACATGCCGTAGAGGCTCAGGAAGATGTTCTGGGCGGCAGCTTCTTGATAAGTGTCTCGCCGCTATATGACCCTGGAGGGAAGCTTATAAGGAGTGTTCATGTTGCCCATGACATTACAGAGCAAAAAAAGGTAGAAGTAGCTCTTAAAAAAGCACATGGCAGCCTGGAAGAAAGAGTTAAAGAACGCACAGTTGAACTTGAAGAAGCCTACAAGGCATTGATGGAAAATGAAAGAAGGCTATCTGAAGCCCAAAAAATGGCTCATATAGGAAACTGGGATTGGGAAATAGGAAGCAATAAATCTTACTGGTCTGATGAAATGTATAGTATTTTCGGGCTTGATCTTGAGGAGTCTGGCTTACCTTATGATGAAGTGTTAAATTATATACACCCTGAAGACCGGAAATATTTAGATAACGTTATTAAAAGAGCTTTAAACGGAGAGCTTTACAGTATTGACTACAGAATAACCCGTGCTGATGGAGAAGAGCGCGTAGTTCATTTGCAGGGTGAAGTTATCTTTGATAAGAAAAATACGCCTGTAAGGCTGAGAGGGACACTTCAGGACATTACTGAACGCAAAGAGACTGAAAGAGCACTTGAACTAAGTAGAGAAAGGTATCGTTCTTTTATACACAATTTTAAAGGGATTGCTTTTCAGGCAGACAGAGATTTGAACCTGGAATACATGAAAGGAAACGTAAAAGAGATTACAGGGTATGGTGAAGAAGAACTCATATCTGAAAAACTATGGAGAAAACTTATAGTGCCTGAGGACCTGCCTCTGTTTCTTAAAAAAGAGAGAGAAGCTAAAGGTTCTCCTTCCGCATGTGATGGAGAACTTGACTACAGAATAAGATGCAGAGACGGTGAAATAAAGTGGGTTCATGAAGTTTATCAAAAAATCCCGGGTATGGATGGAAAATCCATGACATATCAGGGCGCGATATATGATATTACCGAGAGAAAAGAAACTGAAGAAGCCCTGAAAAAAGCTGAAGAAGCCCGAAAAAAAGAGATTCACCACAGGATCAAAAATAATCTGCAGGTAATCTCCTCTTTACTGGATCTACAGGCTGAAAAGTTCAGTGAGAAAGAAGAAGTTAAGATATCGGAGATTCTCGAAGCTTTCAGAGAAAGCCAGAACCGGGTGCTTTCAACCTCACTCATTCATGAAGAGCTTTATAAGGGAAAAGGAATCGACACCCTGGACTTTTCAGCATATCTTCGGAAACTGGCGGAAAACCTTTTCCAGACTTATATTCTTGGGAACGAAAACATTCACCTGCATATGGACCTGGAAGAAAATGCCTTCTTTAATATGGATACTGCTGTTCCGCTAGGAATAATTGTTAACGAACTCATATCCAACTCCCTCAAACATGCATTTACTGAAGGAAAGGGAGAAATTCAGATCAAGCTTTACAGGGAAGAAGAGGAAAATGAAACGGAGAGGTCCCGTTTCGTTATGACAGTTTCAGATAACGGAAAAGGGATTTCTAAAGACATAGAACTGGAAGATCTTGATACCCTTGGGCTGCAACTGGTGAGCATTCTCATTGACCAGCTGGATGGAAATATCGAACTTAAAAGAGACCAGGGAACGGAATTTCGAATAACATTTGATATAGTACAGGACTGCTTGCGTTGA